A single region of the Triticum dicoccoides isolate Atlit2015 ecotype Zavitan chromosome 2B, WEW_v2.0, whole genome shotgun sequence genome encodes:
- the LOC119363274 gene encoding uncharacterized protein LOC119363274 isoform X2, which produces MATLTMCRIPTVANGAPGCMCFDEYRTGQVRCVNGCRELDDYLKYRAFVALPPCQNPRTGTILLPGELNNKKLVSTEAGKKFVRSIFQGVWCVVDDGKYFRGTITEANIYVSRDGSAKFHNLEITDEGNHAQRVARQRRNYTEVCTIAKTKFAQAAASLGYTDPNDIPSDIRLLFHRVMNDKALYNIGLYHIHISLVPIGVGMLAFFKIHDHLLTTIPKATRDTILDNLYAECQEIFGKDQNHVLNWVNEARMNTLLNDIYCHIFANYVADEGNICKKQDIRPHDLKLKRGTIEYKILVKRTEVALFLDFLRNRTAHRTQSWILVQNEYTPEDADLVCLLKFCDFLVKVQWLLWRFNMLDRVNFSAIFV; this is translated from the exons ATGGCTACCTT GACAATGTGTCGCATACCCACTGTGGCGAATGGAGCACCAGGATGCATGTGTTTCGATGAATATCGCACTGGCCAAGTACGGTGTGTTAATGGATGTAGAGAATTGGATGACTACTTGAAATATCGGGCTTTTGTGGCCCTGCCTCCTTGTCAAAATCCGAGGACTGGTACTATACTTCTTCCTGGTGAACTTAACAACAAAAAGCTAGTCTCTACTGAAGCTGGTAAGAAGTTTGTCCGGTCCATATTTCAAGGCGTCTGGTGTGTTGTGGATGATGGAAAATACTTCAGAGGCACCATTACTGAAGCCAACATCTATGTCAGTAGGGATGGCAGTGCCAAGTTTCACAATTTGGAGATCACAGATGAAGGTAATCATGCTCAGCGAGTTGCTAGGCAAAGAAGAAATTACACTGAAGTTTGCACTATTGCGAAAACCAAGTTTGCTCAAGCAGCTGCTTCTCTTGGGTACACAGATCCCAATGACATTCCATCAGACATACGTCTTCTGTTCCATAGGGTTATGAACGACAAGGCCCTCTACAACATAGGGTTATACCACATCCATATTTCTCTGGTCCCTATAGGAGTTGGTATGCTGGCATTCTTTAAAATTCATGATCATCTACTGACCACTATTCCTAAGGCCACGAGAGATACAATTTTGGATAACCTGTATGCAGAGTGCCAAGAGATTTTTGGAAAGGATCAAAATCATGTCCTAAACTGGGTGAATGAAGCTCGGATGAATACTCTGCTGAATGACATCTACTGCCACATTTTTGCTAATTATGTTGCTGATGAGGGCAACATCTGTAAGAAGCAAGACATTAGACCACATGATCTCAAACTGAAGCGAGGGACCATTGAGTACAAGATACTGGTTAAGAGAACTGAAGTTGCACTGTTTTTGGATTTCTTGAGAAATCGAACAGCACACCGTACGCAAAGCTGGATACTGGTGCAGAACGAGTACACCCCAGAAGACGCAGATCTTGTTTGTCTGCTGAAATTCTGTGATTTTTTGGTTAAGGTGCAGTGGCTGTTGTGGCGATTCAACATGCTAGACAGGGTCAACTTCTCGGCTATATTTGTCTGA
- the LOC119363274 gene encoding uncharacterized protein LOC119363274 isoform X1 — MEHFLWQFMFAEDGKFSWTMCRIPTVANGAPGCMCFDEYRTGQVRCVNGCRELDDYLKYRAFVALPPCQNPRTGTILLPGELNNKKLVSTEAGKKFVRSIFQGVWCVVDDGKYFRGTITEANIYVSRDGSAKFHNLEITDEGNHAQRVARQRRNYTEVCTIAKTKFAQAAASLGYTDPNDIPSDIRLLFHRVMNDKALYNIGLYHIHISLVPIGVGMLAFFKIHDHLLTTIPKATRDTILDNLYAECQEIFGKDQNHVLNWVNEARMNTLLNDIYCHIFANYVADEGNICKKQDIRPHDLKLKRGTIEYKILVKRTEVALFLDFLRNRTAHRTQSWILVQNEYTPEDADLVCLLKFCDFLVKVQWLLWRFNMLDRVNFSAIFV; from the exons ATGGAACATTTTTTATGGCAATTTATGTTTGCTGAGGATGGCAAGTTTAGTTG GACAATGTGTCGCATACCCACTGTGGCGAATGGAGCACCAGGATGCATGTGTTTCGATGAATATCGCACTGGCCAAGTACGGTGTGTTAATGGATGTAGAGAATTGGATGACTACTTGAAATATCGGGCTTTTGTGGCCCTGCCTCCTTGTCAAAATCCGAGGACTGGTACTATACTTCTTCCTGGTGAACTTAACAACAAAAAGCTAGTCTCTACTGAAGCTGGTAAGAAGTTTGTCCGGTCCATATTTCAAGGCGTCTGGTGTGTTGTGGATGATGGAAAATACTTCAGAGGCACCATTACTGAAGCCAACATCTATGTCAGTAGGGATGGCAGTGCCAAGTTTCACAATTTGGAGATCACAGATGAAGGTAATCATGCTCAGCGAGTTGCTAGGCAAAGAAGAAATTACACTGAAGTTTGCACTATTGCGAAAACCAAGTTTGCTCAAGCAGCTGCTTCTCTTGGGTACACAGATCCCAATGACATTCCATCAGACATACGTCTTCTGTTCCATAGGGTTATGAACGACAAGGCCCTCTACAACATAGGGTTATACCACATCCATATTTCTCTGGTCCCTATAGGAGTTGGTATGCTGGCATTCTTTAAAATTCATGATCATCTACTGACCACTATTCCTAAGGCCACGAGAGATACAATTTTGGATAACCTGTATGCAGAGTGCCAAGAGATTTTTGGAAAGGATCAAAATCATGTCCTAAACTGGGTGAATGAAGCTCGGATGAATACTCTGCTGAATGACATCTACTGCCACATTTTTGCTAATTATGTTGCTGATGAGGGCAACATCTGTAAGAAGCAAGACATTAGACCACATGATCTCAAACTGAAGCGAGGGACCATTGAGTACAAGATACTGGTTAAGAGAACTGAAGTTGCACTGTTTTTGGATTTCTTGAGAAATCGAACAGCACACCGTACGCAAAGCTGGATACTGGTGCAGAACGAGTACACCCCAGAAGACGCAGATCTTGTTTGTCTGCTGAAATTCTGTGATTTTTTGGTTAAGGTGCAGTGGCTGTTGTGGCGATTCAACATGCTAGACAGGGTCAACTTCTCGGCTATATTTGTCTGA